The following are encoded together in the Babylonia areolata isolate BAREFJ2019XMU chromosome 30, ASM4173473v1, whole genome shotgun sequence genome:
- the LOC143275248 gene encoding uncharacterized protein LOC143275248: MGRHNIRTDRNHGFRSSYSCEMQLITTMHDLFESYDARKQTDVVILDLSKAFYKCWVHYSSCVTINDLPEAVKSKVRLFADDCLLYRNIDTLQDHITLQEDLRHLEDCAKRWGMRFSAQKCYILSSRRKSSYLYSLSGVFLKQVQQNPYLGVLISDDLKWGQHIANISRKAGSTVGFYAGISGIAQRSVGTWRTSH; this comes from the exons ATGGGGAGGCAcaacatacggacagacaggaaCCACGGCTTCAGATCCAGCTACTCCTGTGAGATGCAGCTGATTACCACAATGCACGATCTCTTCGAGTCCTACGACGCCAGGAAGCAAACAGATGTGGTGATACTGGACTTAAGTAAAGCCTTTTACAAG TGCTGGGTCCATTACTCTTCTTGTGTCACAATCAATGACCTACCGGAAGCAGTGAAGTCAAAAGTACGACTCTTCGCGGACGACTGCCTACTGTACCGCAACATTGACACCCTTCAGGACCACATCACCCTGCAGGAAGACCTGAGACACCTTGAGGACTGTGCCAAAAGATGGGGGATGCGCTTCAGTGCACAGAAATGTTACATCCTGTCCTCCCGGAGAAAGTCATCCTATTTGTACAGCCTCAGTGGAGTCTTCCTGAAACAGGTTCAGCAAAATCCGTACCTAGGAGTGCTCATCTCAGATGACCTAAAATGGGGACAACATATTGCCAACATCTCTCGAAAAGCCGGATCAACAGTGGGCTTCTACGCTGGAATCTCCGGAATTGCCCAAAGGAGTGTAGGCACCTGGCGTACATCACACTAG